The Glycine soja cultivar W05 chromosome 9, ASM419377v2, whole genome shotgun sequence sequence ATctatcaaaaaaagaaagaaatataggTTTCATaggagaatttaaattttttcaaaacaaaatggaaatctaagaaaaaatattaatgtagtatatcattatttattaattgattttttgcaCAATATACAATTCATATAGTAAAATTCtagatagttaaaaaatattattatttaatttgtccCCCTATCATCACCATTTTATACTATCTTTGTAGTGCCATGATGATGGTTGCCATTGCCATTGTTCCAAAATCCCCATCCTTTGGTAGTAGCAGCagctattttttaaattggatGATGCAAAAAGGCAAATTGTTGATTAAaccaccttcttcttcttctcttcacacGAATTCCCTCTAGTACTCGTCCAAGCAGAGGAGGAGTAGAAGAGGACAGACCAAGACAAGAGAAACATAGAAGAACAAAGAAACAGGTCTGTTTTTAAAAACCaccattttctcttttatttatttatttatttttcctggGAATACTTAGTTGGTACGAGGAAACACAGAGAACAAAGTCCCAAGTAGCAGTGTGAGGAGGAAAGAGAAAGGTGGCACCAAAATCAATCTCAGATCTCACAATCAGCACCACCCCAGATCCCATCTGATTGCTTTGTTCATTCACAAGTCTGGATTTTTAGTCTTAATTTTTGGTCAAAGTTTTATGGCTTCTTCATCTGGGAATCCTAATCAGCAGCAGCAGCCACAACcacaacaactacaacaacaaaattttgatttcaataAGCTTTTCAAAGCACCAACAACATCATCACCCTCTATCCCTAATCCTTCAAATTTGAACTCTTCTCCATCATTCCCTGCTCCTTCTCCTTCCACACCCCCTCCTTCTTCTTACCCTACCCCTTCTTCCTCTTACCCTCCACCAACTGGCACATACCCTTATCACCACCCTCACTTTCTCCCCTATCCAGCccttcaccaccaccaccaccaacaacaacaacaacaacaccaagAACACCCCCTTATCCTTCACCATCTTCCTCAAATGCATGCCCCTCAAAGACCCTCTATTTTTCAACCCtcttctccctctccctcctccCCACACCTTCCTTCATCCCCCAATCCCCCCACTGGTGCACGCCTCATGGCCTTGTTGGGAACCCAAAATCCTCCCTCCAATCAGGAACCATCATCGGTTGTGTACTCATCTCCATCACCATCACCTGTGGTTTCTGATTTCTCAGTGCCACCAGCCTCCACACAGCAGCCCTCAGGGTCTCCTGTGAATCTGGCTAGTCCTCAGTCCACACCAACCAGGATGCTCAGCACCAAACTGCCCAAGGGGCGCCACTTGATCGGAGAGCATGCTGTGTATGACATTGATGCGAGGGTGCCTGGGGAGGTGCAGCCTCAGCTTGAAGTCACTCCTATCACCAAGTATGCCTCGGATCCAGGCCTCGTGCTTGGCCGCCAAATTGCAGTGAATAAGTCTTACATATGCTATGGACTCAAACTCGGGGCCATCCGGGTGCTTAATATCAATACTGCATTGAGATATTTGCTTCGGGGCCATACTCAGGTGTGTTGTGTCGCTGTTGCTTATGACCCGATCGCgaatgtgattttaattttcgtGTATCTGTAATGATTGAAGTGTAGTATTTCTGGTGTTTGTTTAGTCAAATGTGGCTTCTTGGTGCTAGTAGTTGATGCATTGGCTCTCTGGTTGAGGGTTGCTCACCCTTTTCATGTTTGATATTTTCCGTTTAAAATTGTATCAACTTTTGATGTGTTTTAGTGCCCTTGTGCCTTGGACAATTTGGCAGGGGTAGTATGAACTCATGTTTTGGATGATAAAAATGTATTCTTTTTACACTAATCTCTGCTTGCATATACTCTGCCTTGTTGTCTGTTGCCAcgaggcaaaaaaaaaagaaagcaagattATGTTTTTTCCTCAAATTTGTTGGGAGTTTGCACCTAAGAATGTAGAAGACTTTTAGTTTGTACTTCCATTTGTTTGCCATGTGTtgcattctcttgatttcagtTTATCATGCTGAATTTTGATAGTGTAGTGCAAGAAAGGCAATATATTGTATAAACACACGATTGCTTTGGGGTTGTGTTTGACTTTGTCATTTCCATTAATTGGTTTAAATTATGTACTTATTGATATTTAGAGCAATATATTTAACCTATGGCCCCTTTTCTTTAGCCACTGTATGGGTACTCTTGGTAACTGTTTTCCCATGTTGATCATATTCTTATAATTGCAACTTTCTACATGCAATTCACGCTCTACCTCTTAAAAGTTATAGTGAATTTACTGTTGTTACATGCATTTGAGATGttatttttaccttttattCAATTTCCAATCTGTAACCATCTCCAATTTGTGCATATCTCTCTTTTATGTAGAGAGTAACAGACATGGCTTTCTTCGCCGAGGATCTTCACCTGTTGGCTAGGTAAATATCCCTTTTCTGTTTCTTGTTTGTCGTTTTTTTCTATATTATGTTTATTGATTATTTCCCCCTTTAATATGATCGCATTCACAGTGCTAGCACGGATGGGAGAATATTTGTATGGAAAATCAATGAGGGCCCTGACGAGGACGACAAGCCTCAAATTACTGGAAAAGTTATCCTAGCACTTCAAATATTAGGGGAGAGTGAGTCAGTTCATCCACGAGTATGCTGGCATCCCCACAAACAAGTAACACTGACTTTATAATTCTGATCTTAACTTTATTATCTTCCAATTGATGTTAAATCCTTTAAAATTTTAGCTTATCAGTTGGAATTTACTTACAGGAAATTTTAATGGTTGCTATTGGAAACCGTATCCTCAAAATTGACAGCATGAGAGCTGGAAAAGGTAAATTTTTTTCTGCAGAGGAGCCTCTCAAATGTTCCATTGATAAGTTGATTGATGGGGTGCAACTTGTTGGTAAGCATGATGGCAATGTCACCGAGTTGTCAATGTGCCAATGGATGAAGAGTCGATTAGCTTCAGCATCAGCTGACGGCACGGTCTGCATTTTGCTATCTTTCCTTGCCTTGCTCCATTGcttcctttattttttcatccaattttgcaCTAGTGGGATCTGGAAATGATTATGAAGTGTTGAATTCCTCGGCTTTAAATAGGGTGGGGAAGGGGATGCTGAATGGATCTGTCATTATATTACATCTTTGAGTTGTCAATATGAAAGAAAGATTCTTAATCATCTATTTTGCACTTCTAAATAACTTGTTTTTGTCAACAGGTGAAGATATGGGAAGAACGTAAGGCAACACCACTTGCTGTCATAAGACCACATGATGGTAAACCTGTTAATTCTGTGACGTTCTTGACTGCTCCTCACCGCCCTGAGCACATTGTTCTTATCACAGCGGTATATATGCTTCTAGTCTTTCCCTTCATTGGAAATGCGATATATTTTTATGCTTCAATTGGGGGTGCTTTTGGACTGTTTTGTTATGCAGCTTGACCATTTGTCATGTCTGCTTGAAGTGGTGTCTAGGTTCCCCtcatatctttctaaactaatttccttttctaatttctatatgtatTTCCTTTACCACAGGGGCCACTAAATCAAGAAGTGAAGATTTGGGTTTCTGATAATGAGGAAGGCTGGCTATTGCCTAGTGATTCTGAGTCATGGAATTGTATTCAGACTTTGGATATAAGAAGTTCGTTTGAAGCCAACCCTGAAGATGCATTCTTTAATCAAGTTGTAGCATTGTCCCGTGCTGGTCTGTATCTGCTTGCAAATGCCaagaaaaatacaatatatGCTGTTCACATAGAGTATGGATCCAATCCAACTGCTACACGCATGGATTACATTGCTGAGTTCACCGTCACAATGCCTATATTAAGTCTTACTGGAACTAGTGATAGTTTACCAGATGGTGAGCATATAGTACAGATATATTGTGTCCAAACACAAGCTATTCAACAGTATGGACTCAATTTGTCACAATGTTTGCCTCCACCCCTGGACAATGTTGAACTTGAGAAAACAGAATCCCATCTATCTCGTGCTTTTGATGCTTTGGATGGATCAATGGAAACTGGAAATATGCCACAAGTTCTTTGTGGCAGTTCTGAAAGTGCTCCTGTTGTGAGCGTTGCTGTAAATTTGCCTTCATCAGATATTTCTGGGTTACCTGAAGCTTCTATATCTTCGATATCAGATTCAGAGACCAAGTCAAATGATTTACCTCCTCGTAATGGTTTTGAACTTGTGCACTCTGCTTCACCTCCACTTCCTCAGAGTCCAAGATTGTCCCCGAAGTTATCTGgtttaaaaaattcatcaaataatTTAGAGACTAGTTCAACAAGTGCTGATCACAGCAGCGAGCAGACAAATCTTGATTCTTCTGCTGAACAGAAAGTGGAATCTAAAAAAGATATGGCAGATGTACCTGGATCAGGTGACAATTTGCGAAAGGATGATAAAGTTGTTCAAAGTGATGTTTCTGTGGTTTCTAATGCCCCTACAACATATAAACACCCAACCCATTTGGTTACTCCATCTGAGATATTCTCTAATGCTGCTTTATCTTCTGATAATTCTCATAATTCTCAAGGTATGAACGGTCAAGATGTGGCTGCCCATAGAGATGCAGAAAACTCTCAAGTAGATGTTGAAGTTGTAGGGGAGACAGATTCTATTCAAGAAAATACTGAGTATGAAAGAGACAGAGACTCACACACAAATGTTGCTGAGAAGAAAGAGAAGTTATTCTATTCTCAGGCCTCCGATCTGGGTATTCAGATGGCTAGAGAGACCTATAACATAGAGGGAGCTTGTCAAGCTGATAATATTAAGACCATCAATGCACCTGATCAAAGTGGTAACTCTGTTGAGGAAGAAATTCAAGACACAAGTAAGGATGTACCTGCAAACATCAGTGAATCAGAAACTGTGGCTGCTGCTGTGCAATCTCCTGCACCTTCTGTGAAAGGTAAAAGACAAAAAGGCAAAAATTCTCACGTGTCTGGTGCATCTTCCACTTCTCCCAGTCCTTTTAACTCAACAGATTCATCAAATGATCAAGGTGGCAATTCAGGAGGGTCATCCATGGAGGCTGCTTTGCCACAGTTATTTGCTATGCAGGAGATGATGAGCCaggtttttaatttgtatttgaagtatatttttatttttactggcTTCACTTAACATGGTGCATGCTTTGCCTATACTTTTAATATTGCCCATGATTCTGGTAGTGCTGT is a genomic window containing:
- the LOC114367085 gene encoding enhancer of mRNA-decapping protein 4-like, encoding MASSSGNPNQQQQPQPQQLQQQNFDFNKLFKAPTTSSPSIPNPSNLNSSPSFPAPSPSTPPPSSYPTPSSSYPPPTGTYPYHHPHFLPYPALHHHHHQQQQQQHQEHPLILHHLPQMHAPQRPSIFQPSSPSPSSPHLPSSPNPPTGARLMALLGTQNPPSNQEPSSVVYSSPSPSPVVSDFSVPPASTQQPSGSPVNLASPQSTPTRMLSTKLPKGRHLIGEHAVYDIDARVPGEVQPQLEVTPITKYASDPGLVLGRQIAVNKSYICYGLKLGAIRVLNINTALRYLLRGHTQRVTDMAFFAEDLHLLASASTDGRIFVWKINEGPDEDDKPQITGKVILALQILGESESVHPRVCWHPHKQEILMVAIGNRILKIDSMRAGKGKFFSAEEPLKCSIDKLIDGVQLVGKHDGNVTELSMCQWMKSRLASASADGTVKIWEERKATPLAVIRPHDGKPVNSVTFLTAPHRPEHIVLITAGPLNQEVKIWVSDNEEGWLLPSDSESWNCIQTLDIRSSFEANPEDAFFNQVVALSRAGLYLLANAKKNTIYAVHIEYGSNPTATRMDYIAEFTVTMPILSLTGTSDSLPDGEHIVQIYCVQTQAIQQYGLNLSQCLPPPLDNVELEKTESHLSRAFDALDGSMETGNMPQVLCGSSESAPVVSVAVNLPSSDISGLPEASISSISDSETKSNDLPPRNGFELVHSASPPLPQSPRLSPKLSGLKNSSNNLETSSTSADHSSEQTNLDSSAEQKVESKKDMADVPGSGDNLRKDDKVVQSDVSVVSNAPTTYKHPTHLVTPSEIFSNAALSSDNSHNSQGMNGQDVAAHRDAENSQVDVEVVGETDSIQENTEYERDRDSHTNVAEKKEKLFYSQASDLGIQMARETYNIEGACQADNIKTINAPDQSGNSVEEEIQDTSKDVPANISESETVAAAVQSPAPSVKGKRQKGKNSHVSGASSTSPSPFNSTDSSNDQGGNSGGSSMEAALPQLFAMQEMMSQLLSMNKEMQKQMNAMVSVPVTKEGKRLEGSLGRNMEKVVKAHTDALWARLQEENAKQEKLERDRTQQITNLISNYVNKDMVSILEKIIKKEISSIGTTITRSISQVIEKTISSAITESFQKGVGDKALNQLEKSVSSKLEATVARQIQAQFQTSGKQALQEALKTSVEASVVPAFEMSCKALFEQIDIKFQNGLVKHTTAIQQQFDSTHSPLAMTLRDTINSASSITQTLSGQLADGQRKLLAIATNSKVAADPFVAQINNGLHEMTEDPTKELSRLISEGKFEEAFTGALHRSDVSIVSWLCSQVDLARILAMVPLPLSQGVLLSLLQQLSCDINTETPKKLTWMTDVAAAINPADPRIAAHVRQILDQVSRTLGHHRILPTTSPSEASTIRLLMHVINSVLLSCK